From the genome of Acidihalobacter aeolianus:
CATTGCCATGCTCACAAACTGTGACCATCTCGAGGCGGTTCGAAAAGAGCGGCCTGTATGGTGTTGTTTTGCAAGGGTCTCGAATTCATGTCTCGGTATCATTTTCAGAAGTTGTGAAAACACAGTATTATGGTGACTCAAGGCCTGATTTCCTTTCTATTTTACAATGACTTGTGGTGATTTCATTGTATCAAAATAAACAGGTTTTCAGGCCTTCTTATTCACTCCTTAACGGGACAGCAGTGAAATCAAGACTTATTTGTGTTGTGTGAACTTGATTTTATGCGTGGCGGATATTTTGTCGAATTCGGCGCTACAAATGGTATAGAGCTTTCCAATCCATTTCTTTTGGAAAAAAAATATAATTGGCGTGGCATTCTGGTTGAGCCTGCTCGCGTTTGGCATAATGGCCTGAGTATAAATAGGGGCTGCTTGGTTGATACTAGATGTGTGTGGGCAGAGTCAGGTCTTCATCTGCAGTTTAATGAGGTGCATGGCTTGTCAACCCTAGATACTTTTTCAAACTCAGACATGCATTCCGCTTTTCGGCAAGCGGGGACTAGATATCAAGTTGAGACAATATCGTTACTTGATTAATTAGAAGAACATGGTGCACCAAGTGTAATAGATTATCTGTCTATAGATACTGAAGGTAGTGAATATGAGATACTAAAAAACTTTGATTTCAGAAAATATAAATATAAAGTGATTACATGCGAACACAATTTTACAGAAAACAGAGAAAGAATATATGATCTGCTAACAAAAAACGGTTATATCAGAAAATATATGAGTGTCTCTAAAGTAGATGACTGGTATGTATGCGATGTATGATTGAACTTTGGATAACTACTTCGGCTTCTGCATTGTTGAGAGACAGCGACAGCGAATTCATTTTCCGAGATCTGGAATGGTTAAACTATCAATTTCGGACCATAATTTTTTTAACTTGATTTAATAAATCTACTTCGGGTGAGTTATATTTATTAGGAGAAAAGAACCATAGTATGGAAATAACTCCAATATAGATGGCAGAACCTATTGCTATTGTAATACCTAATTTATAAGCTGCACTGAGATTGCTAGCAATATGTGATGATTCATGTGTCCAGCCTAAGTTCATCATGTATAGGATGATCGACATGATTAGGCATCCAATTACGCTTCTCCATACCATGGAGAGCGTTTTGCTAATGCTTATATGCAAGCTATACGATACAATGCTGTAGAAACAAAACTGAATAATTGTTTCTGCGGATGCCACAGATAGTGCTATACCATATAGCCCATAATTGGGTATTAGAAATACTAATAGTATAATTTGGATGATTCCTCCGATTGCATTGATGGATACAATGGTTTTCATCCATCCATGCACTGAAAAATACGTAGTGCTAATCACGCCTAGTATTGTAAGTGACCTTGTGATTGCTAAAATTTCAATAATCGGAACCGCATTTAACCATTTGCTACCAAGCGCTAGTTGTACAATAGGATACGATATTAATGATATTCCTACTCCGGCAGGGAATGTGACTAACGCCATAATACCTATCACTCTAGGAATCATTTCTGAGGCATCTTTCCCCGCTTTCCTTAGTTCCGCGAAACCTGGAAACAGAGCCCGTGAGAACGCACCTGCTAACTCAGACGTTGTAAGTGACGCAAAATCAATGCCCACTTCATAGATGCCCACACTGGCGATCCCTGATATTTTACCAATGATTGACTTGGTACCAAATCCACCAGCTAGCCCAATTAAATTAGAAAACCACAACATCGTCGAGTATGAAGCCATTCTACGCCATGCTTGCAAGGTGAGTCGCGGACGGTATGGATGAAGGACGTAACTCATCGCTAATGTAATAATTTGATTTACTAAAATAGCAATGATAAGTGCCCAGAAATTGCGCAAGATAAATGCCAGTAAAATCGCCGTGACGGCAGATATGATGCGCGGAATGATTTTTAATTTAAATTCGTAGTTGAACGCCATGAAGCGCCTGAAATCGACGATACCGATGTTTTCAAATCCGTTCAGGAAACTGATGAGTGCTGCGAGCCAAACAACCTGCTCAAAATGCGGGCTGTGAAAGAACTCCGCGGCTGGGGCAGCCAGAATGAATATCAATAGTGCAACCAGAGATCCTCTTATAAGGTTGATGGTGAACCCGGTGTCATAAATTGCTCGGTCATGTTTCTCATCGCGGATAATGGCGTTCTCCGTTCCAAGTTCGGAAAGCTGGTTCAGACTTTGCATAAAACCCATAGCAAGAGCCACGATACCGAAGTCACTGGGAGAGAGCAGGCGTGCGAGAAACAGGGTGCTAATGAAACCCAGCGCTCTATTCGCCAGCCGCCATCCTATTAGCCAGCTTGTTCCATGAGCCGTTCTGGCGAGGACGGAGCCGGAATGCTTGAGCTTGTGGAGGCCAACGTCTTCTTCTGGGTTTTGTTCTATATTAGTCACTGATCCATGTCCTGAGGCCGTAAGCGTGGCGGATTGTACACGCACTATGATGTTATGTGTATGAATTACAAATTGTTTGGTGTAGATACATCTATAGTCTGGTCAAAAAAAGTAGGGTTTTTTTAGTGTAAGTAACTGAAAACGCATTGAAAACATAAGATTGACTTTGAGCTTTATACTGCCTTCGGCATGGATTAGAAGCGATCCTTGAATGAGGATTTCGCTATGGTAAATATTACAGAAATTAACCCTCTAATTAGTTCCGTAGACGCTGGATCGTATGATAATCCAAGGAACATCTTTCTAATACCTAGTAGGGGCTTTCCCATTTTATATATATTATATCCGCATTCCCAGAAAATAAATCTTGAGATATGTTTTTTTAGGGCTTGATGTATACCTTTATCACTGTAATCAGTTGAATGTATAGATTTGTGTAGCTTTACAATTTCATCGATCTGCCTCAATTTTTTTATATAATCCTTATTATCTGACGATGAGCACAAGTTGTTATCATGAATAAAGTATTTGTGGTTAATTCTGTTTATGAATGCTAATGCATAGCCCGCCAATATCGCATCATATCTTAACTTCCAGTCCTCAAACATTTGAAGGCTTTCATCAAAACACAAAGTTCTGAAAATATAACGTCTAACAATAGACGTATGCAAACCGGGAGCTTTTTCAAACTTGATATGCTCTAATAGTTGACTTTTTTTGTCGATGATATGTAAATTTCCTTCTTTGTATGTAGTTAAATTGTCAAGCACACTATTTGACTTGAATACTGATTCTACAACTAATGAGCTTCCTTTAACTCTGCAAAAATCGGCATATATCCAATCTACTTGAGGATGTTCCTGGAATTCATTCATTATGCTTTCAAGATGGTGCGGTTCATATTGGTCATCGCTATCTATAAAAGCTATAAAATTACCTTTAGACTTTTCTATTCCACAATTGCGGGCACCAGAAACTCCTTTTGTTCTAGTGTTTCTTAAGATTTGTATTCTTGGGTCTTCTAGCGCAATTTCTTTTATGACATCTATCGATCTATCTGTGCTATGGTCATCCACGCATATTATTTCAAAGTTTCTGTATGTCTGTTTTAAACATGAAATAATCGTCTTCTTGACTAACGTCTCGCGATTGAATACTGGAATTATAATGGACACCAGTTCTTCGTCTTGAATATTCATTATTATTTACCTGTTTGATGATTGGGACCTGATCTGCCCTGGGAAATTGGATGTCATGATGAGTTATTTGCTGTGTTAAGGCGTATTCAAGCATCGGATATGTAATGCACGCAGTCGTGTGAGGCATGGTCAACTGTGGGGTGTGGTCTTTACGTTGTAGACTATTCAATATTGACTCAGTGATACGCTATTATAAGCTTTGCTATCGTAAGATCTGAACACATAGGCTTCTCCTTCTTAGCGGTAGAGTGTAGATGCGCGAGTGACACCTTGCTGAGCAACAGAACTTTCCAGTCCATGCTAATGCGGATGCAAACCTGTGGACTTTTCAAGGTAGCAAGACACCTTGGACACTCACTAAAAGGCATTCTCGAATGCCTCGTGGCTCAAACATGCGAGATAAAGGTGTCAAAGTTTGCGATTGTAGAACACCTCGATGTAGTTGAAGATGTCAGTGTTGGTAGTTCATGAGTATTGTTCGTGCGCTTTTGATGTGAATTTTTTTCAGGCTGGTCAAGGATGATTCGGCTACGGCATTAGCCCAGCAGTTGCCGCGCAGACCCAAACTCAGTCTCAGATTATGGGCTATGACAAAGCGGCATGAGTCATCGCTGCCATTTTGTGGGTGCAAATCTAAGTGCTTAACACAGTGTTGCATACCGAATCACTGCTGTCCCGTTAAGGAGTGAATAAGAAGGCCTGAAAACCTGTTTATTTTGATACAATGAAATCACCACAAGTCATTGTAAAATAGAAAGGAAATCAGGCCTTGAGTCACCATAATACTGTGTTTTCACAACTTCTGAAAATGATACCGAGACATGAATTCGAGACCCTTGCAAAACAACACCATACAGGCCGCTCTTTTCGAACCGCCTCGAGATGGTCACAGTTTGTGAGCATGGCAATGGCGCAGTTGGCGGGCCGAAACAGCTTGCGTGATATTGTTGAGAATATCTCAGCACAAGTGCACCGCCTTTATCATCTTGGCAGTACAAAGTTGTCGCGCTCAAATTTATCCCGAATCAATGACGCTAAACCCTATGCGCTGTACGAAGCTTTGTTTGGGAAGCTGTTGAGTCGCTGCCAGGGTGTGGTGCCTGGTCATAACTTTCGTTTCCGCAACCCGCTTTATTCACTGGATGCTTCAACGATTGATTTATGTCTGTCCGTTTTCCCTTGGGCAGATTTTCGAACCACCAAGGGGGCGATAAAACTTCATGTCGGACTGAACCATGCAGGCTACTTGCCTGAGTTTGTGACGGTGACCGAAGGCAAGAACCATGATGTGATTGTGGGTCGTACGCTGGCATTTCCCAAGGAAAGTATCGTGGTGATAGACAAAGGTTACAACGACTACACCTGGTATAAGCAACTGACTGAAAGGGGAATATTTTTTGTTACACGCCTCAAAACCAATGCAAAATATCGCATTGTGAGCCGTCGTCCAGTGCTGAAAGGCAGGGGATTGATCTGCGATCAAACCATCGAGTTCGGCGGGCCGCAGACAGCAAAGAAGTGTCCTGTTCAGTTACGTCGCATCGCTTACCGGGATTCAGAAATCGGAAAGCGCTATGTGTTTTTGACCAACAATTTCAAGCTTGCTGCCAAAACCATTGCGGATATTTACAAGGCAAGATGGCAGGTCGAGCTGTTCTTTAAATGGATCAAACAAAACCTGAAGATTAAATCTTTTGTGGGTACCAGTAAGAATGCGGTGAGGACCCAGATATGGATCGCACTCTGTATGTATTTGCTTCTGGCCTTTCTCAAGTTCCAGTCGAAGTTGCAGAAAAGCACGCAACAAATCTTACGGTTGTTGCAGATGAATCTGTTCGAAAAAAGGGATCTGATGGCGCTGCTGAGAGGCGACCCACCTGGCGACAAGCAACCCAATATCAATCAGATGATTTTGCTGTGAAAGTTAACGGGACAGCAGTGATACCGAATGAAAAACTCATTCAAACTATGAGTGGTAAACACCGGAAGCTTAGAACTTACGTGCTATAAAGACGTGAAGAAATTGTACAAATGTAGTCTGGAGACGAATGTGATTGTTATTGGACTAGGTACCGGGCGTTCTGGTACGGCATCTCTCGCTAAGCTATTAAACGCTCAGCAAGATGCCTTGTGTTTCCATGAGATGAACCCATCCAGCGTTCGCTTTGCCGGAACTCCGAGGCCTTTCATAAATGCGATAGACGAATATCAAACCATTCTTGATGGTGGTGATCCGTCCATGCTGACTGTCGATTTGAGTCGCCAGGTAGTCGTCAAGGCTTATGACGAACTATGCAAGATGAATCAGGTAAGGTTAATCGGTGATATCGCATTCTACTACCTTACATATGTAGAAATGCTTGCCGCGCGTAACCCAAATATCCGCTTTCTGTGTTTAAGGCGTGATATCGAAGCGACCGTAGCAAGTTGGATGCACAAATCAAGTATACCGAGATGGCGCTCAAAATATTTGGCTGATCGTCTGGGTGCTATGATTACACGATCTCCATTTCATGAGTCACGGAATTTCTGGATGAACCACAACGGTGAGTATTGGGAGCCGGATCCAGTATGGGACAAATGCTTCCCGAAGTTTGAAGCGAAATCAAAACCAGAGGCTATACGTAAGTATTGCGAATACTATTATGAAAAGGCAGACGGAATTGCACCTAAGTTGGCTGGGGTGTTTAGATACGTCGATGCTGAATATATGAATGATATTGATTATCAGAAGGAGATACTGAGCTTTGTCGGAATACCTTCAGATCAACATGTTTTTACTGATGCACATATACATAGGTCTGATTATCGTAAAAAGATGCCTAGATGATTTATACATCATAATCGGAGTCGCTAAGCGTGCCGCATTTTTCCGTAATTGTCGCTACGCGTAATAGACCATATCAATTTGCGGAAGCGTTAAAATCAATAATGGCTCAAACGTGTGCTTCAAAAGAAATAATTGTGGTAAATGATGGATCAGATGACGATGCTGTCTCAATATATCAAACTCTGATAGAGCAAGCGGGACCAGAAGTTACTTTGCATTCATTAATCAAAAGGCCTAATGGACATGGTCCTTCATTTTCTCGCAACTATGGATTCTCTGTTTCGAAGGGAGAGTACTTGTGTTTCCTGGATGATGATGATTCATGGACGGATGACGATTATCTCACACGGGTACAAACAGCAATATCAAAATTGGAGATCAAGCCAGAATTGATTCTCAGTAATCAGTTTGCATATATGGATGGTATAAAGAATAATGGAGACATCTGGCTTGAAGGATTGATCATAGAACTTGTACGACGTGATGCTGCGAACTACATAGATGAATTCTACCGTGTTAATACAAACGACTTGTTGAAATACGGTGGATTATGCCATCTCAATACATTGATTGTGCGACGCGATCTGTATGAATCGGTAGATGGTATGGATGAATGTATAAGGTGGGAAGAGGATCGCGATATATTCCTGCGGTTGGTTGATAGTGCGAAGTTGATAATATTTTCACCACATTACGTGTCGCGGCATAATATCCCAAAGCGTGAATGCGCGTTGAATGCATCTACGTCTCTGAATGAGTATAGAAAAAGGCAATATCAGCTTTATTTGTTCGACAAGTCGATCATACAATCAAAACAATCAGTAATTGTAAAATACGCAAAAAAGCAAAAAGGATATGTGCTTAAGCATATAGCTTTACTTTGTGCTAAAAACAAGAATTATATAAATGCAGCATTTTACGCTAAACAAGCTTTAGTGGTACTTCCTAGCATAAAGTGGTTGCTGTATACAGGATATTTGATAGCTAGATCTTTGACCTCAAAATGAACTATAAAGCTGCCCCATGTGGTGGTGTACTAAATACCGTGGTATTAAAGCAGGGTGCATTTACACGATTTGTCAATAAGAGCATTCAGCTAATTCTATTGATCATCCGATGAACAAGTACATGATGTACATAAAAGACTTTTGGACAATATTTCAGTCTAAACTGTTTCAGCATCGAGCATATGCCCGGGTGTATTGGGGCAAGAAGAATTGGTACATGCTTTCGTTATTACATTATGTGTTAAGAGGAGAGAAGAAAGGGTATATACCCTGCCCATTCTTCGATCCCGACCATAAACAATTTAATGAGAACAATAACGGATGTACTAACAAATTCGCGGAATTCATACGCGGTGGATGCAATGGAGACCCCTCTGATATTTTTGATGCCGCATATGTACAGAGTAATTTACACACGCGTGGTATTTCACATAATACTAAAATGGCAACCCAATCAATCTGGCTTAGGTATGTGACTATCCCGTACCAGGATCGTCCTGACCCTGCTGAAAAAATATCATTATCCTTTGTTACTGGTACTGAATTCGGCTGGCCCCAACCGGACTCATCAGTGGAATTCTCGCGTAGAATAATGGAGTACATGCAGCATAAAAAACAATCTTTATGCGCAAATTTCGCTAAAAATACTACTGAATATCATGATAATATTGAAAATTATCATAATTCTAGAGTAACAACGTTTTCGCAAATGACTCAGGTAAGAAAACATGATTATTTGCTTTATATACAGACAAACGGCAATCATAATCGTGAAATGCATCATGTAAATAGAAACTACGATATATTATTGGCTTTTTATGAGGGATGTTGTGATGGAGCTGATTCGGAGTATTGTGTAGAACACAAAGGCACTAAAATTACGGCAATTAGCGCTATATTGAAAGCTAATGGCGATCTAATTTACAGATACAAATACGTATTGTTTCTTGATGATGATGTGTTCCTATCGCATTTTGATATAAATAATTTATTTGAAATTGCAGATAAAAACAGTTTAAAACTGTGTCAGGCTTCCTTGAGCAAGGATTCACATACCGGGTTGAAAGTCTTGTACCACGTGGATGAGTCACCATATGCATTTAGATTCGTATCAGGGGTTGAAATAATGATGCCACTATTTTCAACAGACGCACTTAAGTGCGTCGAACCGCTATTTGCAAATAGTATCAGCGGTTGGGGGTTGGATATTCGGGTTGGAATCACTATCCGTGATCTCTATGGTGAGACGGTTGCTGTTGTTGATTCTGTGCAGGCTGTTCATAAGGGAGTGCCAAATTTATACCATGGTGCATATTATAAATTACTGTATAGCGCTGGAATAATGCCCAAGATGGAGCTTATGTATCACGTCGGCTCAGAGCGCCCGACTATATATGAAATCCATTGACTTACTACCCTGTAGTATTCCTGTGTCGACGGACGGCATGAGTTATATATTTATTAATATTCATCAGATGGTGTTCGTTTAAATGGATACTGAAGTTGCCGTCGCTGTTGTTATGCCGGTATATAACGCTGAATCAACTCTAAAAGAAGCACTTGACTCTGTTCTTGCGCAAACATTTAGTAATTATATTCTTGTTGCTGTTAATGATGGTAGTCGTGATAAATCAGGGGTGATACTTAACGATTATGCTTCGCGGTCTGATAAGATAATTATTTTGAATCAGGCCAATGAGGGGGCGGGATCTAGTAGAAACAATGGAATTACAAAAGCGCTAAATTTAGGGGTTAAATTTATAGCATTTCTCGATGCGGATGATATGTATTCTAAATACAAATTAGAAGCACAGTATGATTTACTAGTCAATGATAATGATTTAGGCATCGCTGTTGTTAGACAGGAGGACGTCGGAAACGTTGCATCTTTTGACGGCAATAATTATCAACCAGATCGAGAGTTGCCGGTTATTGAGGTAAATAACTTTCTTAACATGTTGTGCACTAATGATTTCTTCTTTCATCCAGCATCTGTTATGATTCGTGCGGACTTATTTAATCCAGAGTATGGGTATTCGACTTCAAAAAGTGGGGAGGACTTTCAACCATTCTTGTATTTCTCAATTATAAATACAAAAGTTAAGATAATAGATAAAAAACTCTATTATCAGAGGGTCCTTCCTAACTCACTTCAGCGCTCAATCTTTGCCACCTATCATGGATATAAGGCAAGAGTGGATGCTATTAGCAGAGTCATGGCAGATACTTCTCTTTCAGTAAATATAAATGATGAATCTAAAAATATTCTGCTTAGTGCAAGAGATAGATTCTTGACCAGCATGCTTTATGGCGCCAGACTTGACTTTGGCTATTTATATACACTCAGTATTCTTTTTGATTCTTATGGTTTATTTAAATACAAATCATTTTTTGTTAAAGAATTTATTAAAACGGTTGTATATCCTTTGGCTAGGCTCATGAGAAGAGTTGTCTGATGAGGTAAATTCCTTCTCTGTTTCTTTAACTATCTCAGATCCATTTGCATTAGTTCGTTAATGGTCAATTACTGTCCTTGTAAAATTTCTTGATGAAATCACGGGCAGCGAGTCTGTAGGTGGCGTCACTATGCCTATGGCTTCCTATAAAATGTAGTAGAGATCTTTGTGATGGCCTGAGGTGAGGCTCATGGCATGCATATAAATCTATAGGGAGAACTTCAGAATTATCGGCATTAGATAACATATAATTTGAGGCAATTTGTTCGCTCCCCCATTCGAACCATCTATCACCAAGTATCTTGTACATACAATCTGAAAAATCTTTAAGAAGTTTTATGCTAAATTGTTTTTTACCAAACCCGGCGAATCCAGAAGATCCGTGCACGTAGTTGTTCGGCATGGTCTGAGGAATGGAATCAAGGCTCGCCTCCGCAAGAAGACCCGAGCTAATCTTTTGCGTTTTTGTTGATGCAATCCATCCCTGAGCTAGGCTGGCTGTGTAAGATGCATGATTTACCTGTTGCCCAGAATAAGTACCGAGTATAAATGATTTATTAAGGTTGATGAAATTTGTTACATGATCTAATGAGCCGATGGCCAACACATCCGCGTCAAACTGAATTACATAGTTATCATGTGTTAATTCAATAATTCTAATGAGTCTCTCCCAGGTCCCCCCACTGGGTAGCCCCGTTGTGTCTATAGTATTGATATTGA
Proteins encoded in this window:
- a CDS encoding oligosaccharide flippase family protein gives rise to the protein MTNIEQNPEEDVGLHKLKHSGSVLARTAHGTSWLIGWRLANRALGFISTLFLARLLSPSDFGIVALAMGFMQSLNQLSELGTENAIIRDEKHDRAIYDTGFTINLIRGSLVALLIFILAAPAAEFFHSPHFEQVVWLAALISFLNGFENIGIVDFRRFMAFNYEFKLKIIPRIISAVTAILLAFILRNFWALIIAILVNQIITLAMSYVLHPYRPRLTLQAWRRMASYSTMLWFSNLIGLAGGFGTKSIIGKISGIASVGIYEVGIDFASLTTSELAGAFSRALFPGFAELRKAGKDASEMIPRVIGIMALVTFPAGVGISLISYPIVQLALGSKWLNAVPIIEILAITRSLTILGVISTTYFSVHGWMKTIVSINAIGGIIQIILLVFLIPNYGLYGIALSVASAETIIQFCFYSIVSYSLHISISKTLSMVWRSVIGCLIMSIILYMMNLGWTHESSHIASNLSAAYKLGITIAIGSAIYIGVISILWFFSPNKYNSPEVDLLNQVKKIMVRN
- a CDS encoding glycosyltransferase family 2 protein; this encodes MNIQDEELVSIIIPVFNRETLVKKTIISCLKQTYRNFEIICVDDHSTDRSIDVIKEIALEDPRIQILRNTRTKGVSGARNCGIEKSKGNFIAFIDSDDQYEPHHLESIMNEFQEHPQVDWIYADFCRVKGSSLVVESVFKSNSVLDNLTTYKEGNLHIIDKKSQLLEHIKFEKAPGLHTSIVRRYIFRTLCFDESLQMFEDWKLRYDAILAGYALAFINRINHKYFIHDNNLCSSSDNKDYIKKLRQIDEIVKLHKSIHSTDYSDKGIHQALKKHISRFIFWECGYNIYKMGKPLLGIRKMFLGLSYDPASTELIRGLISVIFTIAKSSFKDRF
- a CDS encoding IS4 family transposase; the encoded protein is MSHHNTVFSQLLKMIPRHEFETLAKQHHTGRSFRTASRWSQFVSMAMAQLAGRNSLRDIVENISAQVHRLYHLGSTKLSRSNLSRINDAKPYALYEALFGKLLSRCQGVVPGHNFRFRNPLYSLDASTIDLCLSVFPWADFRTTKGAIKLHVGLNHAGYLPEFVTVTEGKNHDVIVGRTLAFPKESIVVIDKGYNDYTWYKQLTERGIFFVTRLKTNAKYRIVSRRPVLKGRGLICDQTIEFGGPQTAKKCPVQLRRIAYRDSEIGKRYVFLTNNFKLAAKTIADIYKARWQVELFFKWIKQNLKIKSFVGTSKNAVRTQIWIALCMYLLLAFLKFQSKLQKSTQQILRLLQMNLFEKRDLMALLRGDPPGDKQPNINQMILL
- a CDS encoding sulfotransferase, translating into MIVIGLGTGRSGTASLAKLLNAQQDALCFHEMNPSSVRFAGTPRPFINAIDEYQTILDGGDPSMLTVDLSRQVVVKAYDELCKMNQVRLIGDIAFYYLTYVEMLAARNPNIRFLCLRRDIEATVASWMHKSSIPRWRSKYLADRLGAMITRSPFHESRNFWMNHNGEYWEPDPVWDKCFPKFEAKSKPEAIRKYCEYYYEKADGIAPKLAGVFRYVDAEYMNDIDYQKEILSFVGIPSDQHVFTDAHIHRSDYRKKMPR
- a CDS encoding glycosyltransferase family 2 protein, translating into MPHFSVIVATRNRPYQFAEALKSIMAQTCASKEIIVVNDGSDDDAVSIYQTLIEQAGPEVTLHSLIKRPNGHGPSFSRNYGFSVSKGEYLCFLDDDDSWTDDDYLTRVQTAISKLEIKPELILSNQFAYMDGIKNNGDIWLEGLIIELVRRDAANYIDEFYRVNTNDLLKYGGLCHLNTLIVRRDLYESVDGMDECIRWEEDRDIFLRLVDSAKLIIFSPHYVSRHNIPKRECALNASTSLNEYRKRQYQLYLFDKSIIQSKQSVIVKYAKKQKGYVLKHIALLCAKNKNYINAAFYAKQALVVLPSIKWLLYTGYLIARSLTSK
- a CDS encoding DUF707 domain-containing protein, with translation MNKYMMYIKDFWTIFQSKLFQHRAYARVYWGKKNWYMLSLLHYVLRGEKKGYIPCPFFDPDHKQFNENNNGCTNKFAEFIRGGCNGDPSDIFDAAYVQSNLHTRGISHNTKMATQSIWLRYVTIPYQDRPDPAEKISLSFVTGTEFGWPQPDSSVEFSRRIMEYMQHKKQSLCANFAKNTTEYHDNIENYHNSRVTTFSQMTQVRKHDYLLYIQTNGNHNREMHHVNRNYDILLAFYEGCCDGADSEYCVEHKGTKITAISAILKANGDLIYRYKYVLFLDDDVFLSHFDINNLFEIADKNSLKLCQASLSKDSHTGLKVLYHVDESPYAFRFVSGVEIMMPLFSTDALKCVEPLFANSISGWGLDIRVGITIRDLYGETVAVVDSVQAVHKGVPNLYHGAYYKLLYSAGIMPKMELMYHVGSERPTIYEIH
- a CDS encoding glycosyltransferase family 2 protein codes for the protein MDTEVAVAVVMPVYNAESTLKEALDSVLAQTFSNYILVAVNDGSRDKSGVILNDYASRSDKIIILNQANEGAGSSRNNGITKALNLGVKFIAFLDADDMYSKYKLEAQYDLLVNDNDLGIAVVRQEDVGNVASFDGNNYQPDRELPVIEVNNFLNMLCTNDFFFHPASVMIRADLFNPEYGYSTSKSGEDFQPFLYFSIINTKVKIIDKKLYYQRVLPNSLQRSIFATYHGYKARVDAISRVMADTSLSVNINDESKNILLSARDRFLTSMLYGARLDFGYLYTLSILFDSYGLFKYKSFFVKEFIKTVVYPLARLMRRVV